Proteins found in one Sporosarcina sp. FSL K6-3457 genomic segment:
- a CDS encoding GntP family permease, which produces MGTTQFIVVLAISIAFLILMILKWKIHPVMALFITATGMGIGFGYPILKTIGLINSGFGGTMTSVALTIILGTVLAMGIQDIEASDSISQSFNRLFRGKRMELAPALTAFVVSIPVFGDVTMILLAPIASKIAHLKKISMATMASFTGLALFLTHGLVPPTPGILAISLSMEADLGFVIFWGIIVSFIAFFVTWFLLRNWTEKERISPLAKFLGSSDEETEAQLTQKGKRSLPPFYFAILPIMLPVVFIASASFANVYMAEGTIMHGLLTVIGDKTVALFLGVLIAIALAFLYKQNVYKSAIENDHETTNETPFTQILWNKWVERGLVVAILPLLITGMSGALGSIIKENPAVHEVATSIAETNILPILIPYLIAAVLMTAVGSMTMAALTAAAIVTPMMPILGLSPELAVLAIGAGSLTLNHLNNSGFWIMSQFYNLSTKQGLKYVTIPTFVGSVVALLTLLLFGSLGVL; this is translated from the coding sequence ATGGGAACTACTCAATTTATTGTAGTACTAGCGATTAGTATTGCATTCCTGATATTAATGATATTAAAGTGGAAAATCCATCCTGTTATGGCGTTGTTCATAACAGCGACGGGAATGGGTATTGGCTTTGGTTATCCGATTTTGAAGACAATTGGATTAATTAACAGCGGCTTTGGCGGTACAATGACTTCTGTGGCATTAACGATTATCTTGGGAACCGTCTTAGCGATGGGAATTCAAGATATTGAGGCTTCGGATTCTATTTCACAATCTTTTAATAGACTGTTTCGTGGGAAACGGATGGAACTTGCTCCTGCATTAACAGCATTCGTCGTATCAATCCCTGTTTTTGGCGATGTCACGATGATTTTACTTGCGCCGATTGCATCCAAAATTGCCCATTTAAAGAAGATTTCTATGGCGACAATGGCATCTTTTACAGGACTTGCTTTGTTTTTAACGCATGGACTTGTTCCGCCGACGCCAGGAATATTAGCAATTTCTTTATCGATGGAAGCTGATTTAGGGTTTGTGATTTTCTGGGGGATAATTGTTAGTTTTATTGCGTTTTTTGTAACATGGTTTTTGTTACGTAATTGGACGGAAAAAGAAAGAATATCCCCGTTGGCGAAGTTTTTAGGTTCTTCAGATGAGGAAACAGAAGCTCAATTAACACAAAAAGGTAAAAGGTCCTTGCCGCCATTTTACTTTGCGATACTACCGATTATGCTACCCGTTGTATTCATTGCATCTGCATCTTTCGCAAATGTATACATGGCCGAAGGTACGATTATGCATGGTCTATTAACGGTGATTGGGGACAAAACTGTAGCACTATTTTTAGGCGTATTGATTGCTATCGCACTTGCTTTTCTTTACAAACAAAATGTTTATAAATCGGCAATTGAGAATGACCATGAAACTACAAATGAGACCCCTTTCACGCAGATTTTATGGAATAAATGGGTTGAACGTGGATTGGTAGTTGCGATTTTGCCATTATTAATTACAGGGATGAGCGGAGCGTTAGGAAGTATTATTAAGGAAAATCCCGCTGTTCATGAAGTTGCAACAAGTATTGCTGAAACAAATATTTTACCAATTTTAATACCTTACCTCATTGCAGCTGTACTAATGACTGCTGTAGGCTCAATGACAATGGCTGCGTTGACAGCAGCAGCTATTGTAACGCCAATGATGCCAATTCTTGGATTATCGCCTGAACTCGCGGTACTGGCGATTGGTGCAGGTTCCTTAACATTAAATCACCTGAATAATAGTGGATTTTGGATTATGTCACAATTTTATAATCTGTCGACGAAACAAGGATTGAAATATGTAACGATACCAACATTTGTTGGATCGGTTGTTGCCCTTCTAACATTGCTTCTCTTTGGCAGTCTTGGTGTTTTGTGA